Proteins from a single region of Fodinibius sp. Rm-B-1B1-1:
- a CDS encoding lactate 2-monooxygenase: MASKASGKPFSRRRQTDIFLGSLKGEKRTIPIDFNKLRLAAKEHLSDEAYAYIAGSAGRESTKRANRDGFSQWKIVPRMLNDVSQCDTEITLFGNRYPAPFLLAPIGVLDMAHPGADLAVAKAAASEDIPFIFSSQASVDMETCSSAMGNSPRWFQLYWSTSNELVESFVRRAESCGCEAIVLTLDTTMLGWRPRDLDLDYLPFLRGRGIAQYSSDPVFQRLMQTELGDADEPPKLTWSSIKALIQMAKNYPGGFWNNLLSKDPRRAVKTFIECYSRPSLTWDDLSFLRSLTDLPILLKGILNPNDAKKAIEHDMDGIIVSNHGGRQVDGAISAIEALPNIIKEVNGDIPVLMDSGIRSGSDMYKAIALGADAVLLGRPYTYGLGISGEQGVREVLKNYRADFELTMALSGCRTVSEISEEHLESV, encoded by the coding sequence ATGGCTTCAAAAGCTTCAGGAAAGCCTTTCTCACGACGAAGGCAAACCGATATTTTTTTGGGATCACTGAAGGGGGAAAAACGAACGATACCTATCGATTTCAACAAACTTCGGTTAGCCGCGAAAGAACATCTTTCCGATGAAGCCTATGCCTATATTGCCGGTTCGGCGGGGCGTGAATCAACAAAACGAGCAAATCGGGACGGTTTTAGCCAGTGGAAGATTGTGCCTCGGATGTTAAACGATGTATCACAATGTGATACCGAAATTACACTCTTTGGAAATCGCTACCCTGCCCCATTTCTACTTGCACCCATTGGAGTGTTAGATATGGCGCATCCCGGTGCCGACTTGGCTGTTGCGAAAGCGGCTGCTTCCGAAGATATTCCATTTATTTTTTCAAGCCAGGCTTCGGTTGATATGGAGACTTGTAGCTCCGCTATGGGTAATTCGCCGCGCTGGTTTCAATTATACTGGAGTACTTCGAACGAGCTGGTGGAAAGTTTTGTACGTCGCGCTGAATCCTGTGGATGCGAAGCGATCGTTTTAACGCTCGACACCACGATGCTGGGTTGGCGACCACGTGACCTGGATTTAGATTATCTTCCTTTTTTGCGCGGACGAGGAATTGCTCAGTACAGCAGCGATCCGGTGTTCCAAAGGTTGATGCAAACGGAACTCGGAGATGCAGACGAGCCACCTAAATTAACGTGGAGTTCAATAAAAGCACTGATTCAAATGGCTAAGAATTATCCCGGTGGCTTTTGGAATAATCTACTATCTAAAGACCCGCGCAGAGCGGTAAAAACATTTATTGAATGTTATTCGCGCCCCTCTTTAACGTGGGATGATCTTTCATTTCTGCGATCGCTCACTGATTTGCCCATTCTCTTAAAAGGCATTCTCAATCCTAATGATGCGAAAAAAGCCATCGAGCATGATATGGATGGCATCATTGTATCAAATCATGGGGGGCGCCAGGTTGATGGAGCTATTAGTGCCATTGAGGCACTGCCTAACATCATAAAAGAAGTTAATGGCGATATACCAGTACTAATGGATAGTGGTATTCGATCGGGCAGCGATATGTATAAAGCAATCGCTTTGGGAGCTGATGCCGTATTGTTAGGGCGACCATATACGTATGGCTTGGGTATTTCGGGTGAGCAAGGCGTTCGAGAAGTCTTGAAAAACTATCGTGCAGATTTCGAATTAACGATGGCCTTATCAGGATGTAGAACCGTTTCTGAAATCTCGGAAGAGCACTTGGAATCGGTATAA
- a CDS encoding thymidine kinase, translating into MLNEPSFVPQKVGWIEVICGGMFSGKTEELIRRAKRAHIAGQKVVVVKPKVDNRYDDENVVSHNQNSLPGLVVDTADQIVLLTGEAEVVCIDEAQFFDKQLMNVANTLANDGKRVIVAGLDMDFEGRPFEPMPQMLAIAEYVTKLHAVCAESGTMAHYSQRVVENKERVLVGETDAYEPRARHCYRPPVDKRRGKPITPIKKQDNINEENGS; encoded by the coding sequence ATGCTTAACGAACCGTCATTTGTACCACAGAAAGTTGGTTGGATTGAAGTTATTTGTGGGGGGATGTTTAGCGGAAAAACAGAAGAACTTATTCGCAGAGCTAAACGTGCTCATATTGCGGGACAGAAGGTTGTAGTAGTAAAACCAAAGGTTGATAATCGGTATGATGATGAGAACGTTGTTTCTCATAACCAAAATTCGCTACCTGGTTTGGTAGTAGATACGGCCGATCAAATTGTTTTGCTCACTGGCGAAGCCGAGGTCGTCTGTATCGATGAGGCCCAATTTTTCGACAAGCAGCTTATGAACGTAGCTAATACGTTGGCCAATGACGGGAAAAGAGTTATTGTAGCTGGGCTGGATATGGATTTTGAAGGTCGTCCATTTGAACCAATGCCCCAAATGCTTGCTATTGCAGAATATGTAACTAAATTACATGCCGTATGTGCCGAAAGTGGAACTATGGCACACTATTCTCAGCGTGTGGTAGAAAATAAAGAACGGGTTTTAGTAGGTGAAACAGATGCCTATGAACCTCGAGCACGGCATTGTTATCGCCCTCCTGTTGACAAACGACGAGGAAAACCTATTACGCCCATCAAGAAACAAGATAATATAAATGAAGAAAACGGATCATGA
- a CDS encoding NupC/NupG family nucleoside CNT transporter — translation MIDILRGMIGMVAIIGISMLFSTNRKAINWRLVGTGLGIQFVLAIFILKGRQMAEYWSPLGWPKDFFSWVSSFFVIVLDFTTEGAKFIFGDLAKSPGMDGSMGNFFAFQVLPTIIFFASLTAILYHYGILQRIVKYMAKGMQKIMGTSGAESLSVISNIFVGQTEAPLVIEPYIEKMTRSELLAVMTGGMATIAGGVMAAYVQMLGNSYAQAHDVALDVGRLMFAEQLLGASLMAAPAALVIAKIMYPEDDEPVTKGEVDMKIEQTDANGIDAAATGAGTGLKLAANVGAMLLAFIALLAMGNYFLESIGSFTGINSLITDGKLTIERVLGWVIAPIAFIVGVPWADAINMGSLLGTKVVLNEFVAYLQLSEMVSASAISEKTVRMATFALCGFANFSSIAIQIGGIGGLAPSRKSELAEFGLKAVLAGTLANLMTATIAGILF, via the coding sequence ATGATTGATATTCTGCGTGGTATGATCGGAATGGTGGCTATTATCGGTATTTCGATGCTATTCAGTACGAACAGAAAAGCTATTAATTGGCGATTGGTTGGCACTGGACTCGGTATTCAGTTTGTGTTGGCCATCTTTATTCTTAAAGGTCGCCAGATGGCAGAATATTGGTCTCCCTTGGGATGGCCGAAAGACTTTTTTAGCTGGGTATCTTCTTTTTTCGTTATTGTGTTGGATTTTACCACGGAGGGAGCAAAATTTATTTTTGGCGATCTGGCTAAAAGTCCGGGTATGGATGGCAGTATGGGTAACTTTTTTGCTTTCCAGGTTCTTCCAACGATTATTTTCTTTGCCTCGCTCACGGCCATTCTTTACCACTACGGTATTTTACAACGCATTGTAAAGTATATGGCAAAGGGCATGCAGAAAATTATGGGTACTTCCGGTGCCGAGTCATTATCGGTAATTTCAAATATTTTTGTCGGTCAAACCGAGGCCCCTCTTGTTATTGAGCCGTACATTGAAAAAATGACGCGCTCCGAACTTTTAGCAGTTATGACCGGTGGTATGGCCACAATCGCGGGTGGTGTTATGGCAGCCTATGTACAGATGTTAGGCAATTCGTATGCACAGGCCCATGATGTAGCCCTTGATGTGGGACGATTAATGTTTGCCGAGCAGTTGTTAGGTGCAAGTTTAATGGCGGCCCCGGCTGCACTTGTTATTGCCAAAATTATGTATCCCGAAGATGATGAGCCGGTAACGAAAGGAGAAGTCGATATGAAAATTGAACAGACGGATGCCAACGGTATTGATGCAGCGGCGACGGGAGCTGGGACAGGATTAAAATTAGCTGCTAATGTTGGAGCTATGCTATTGGCATTCATCGCGTTACTTGCAATGGGAAACTACTTTCTGGAAAGTATTGGCAGTTTTACGGGCATTAATTCGCTCATTACTGATGGTAAACTAACTATTGAAAGAGTACTGGGCTGGGTTATCGCTCCTATTGCCTTTATTGTAGGGGTTCCTTGGGCAGATGCTATTAATATGGGATCTTTGCTGGGGACGAAGGTGGTACTTAATGAGTTTGTGGCTTATTTGCAGTTGTCTGAGATGGTCAGTGCCTCCGCCATTAGCGAAAAAACGGTACGAATGGCAACGTTTGCCTTGTGCGGATTTGCAAACTTTTCTTCTATTGCGATCCAGATTGGAGGCATTGGTGGCTTGGCCCCAAGTCGTAAATCAGAATTAGCAGAATTTGGTCTTAAAGCGGTACTGGCCGGTACCCTTGCCAATTTAATGACTGCCACTATTGCTGGAATATTATTTTAA
- a CDS encoding peptidylprolyl isomerase gives MNKVYLLLFFVVSLTLTPFLTHAQNKSSEKKLDQIVAVVNDHIVLKSDVDQEVQQYLMQLQQQQNQRVSFSDDIWYTVLENIIDRYVMLDQAKRDSIVVSDEMVDQQINQRINSFIDQVGSEQALEEQMGQSIVQIRADLRDNYREQMVVQQFQQQKRNKVSITRPEVEEYFNKIPQDSLPQIPEQVAVSQIVAVPPPLQDARTQARELAKQLRDSVLNHDKTIEEMARKYSDGPSASSDGKLPMMSLDDFVAEYSAAASALEPGEISQVVETSFGFHVIRLNKRQGDQIDTNHILIEVGGESYDDQAAIDKLEQIRDSVLTNDDITFAEMARKHSEDPNTAPQGGRVLNPQTGERLIALEQLDPALYRIVLLLAEVGDISEPKSFTMGEENESQRAFRIVRLDRRIEEHRANLKQDYNRIKQAALQEKQVEHMSKLLSKLRNKMYVEYKISVPNNVSTDTEQMLPNESNANNTGTEAEVN, from the coding sequence ATGAATAAAGTTTATTTACTGCTCTTTTTTGTTGTTTCATTAACATTAACCCCCTTCTTGACACACGCACAAAATAAGTCTTCTGAAAAGAAACTTGACCAAATAGTTGCTGTTGTTAATGATCATATTGTTTTAAAATCTGATGTTGATCAGGAAGTTCAACAGTATCTGATGCAGCTCCAGCAGCAGCAAAACCAACGGGTTTCGTTTAGTGATGATATTTGGTACACCGTACTGGAAAATATCATCGATCGCTATGTGATGCTGGACCAGGCTAAACGCGATTCTATTGTTGTTAGTGATGAAATGGTTGATCAGCAAATTAATCAGAGAATTAATTCATTTATTGATCAAGTTGGAAGTGAGCAAGCACTTGAAGAACAAATGGGTCAAAGTATTGTGCAAATAAGGGCCGACCTGCGGGACAATTATCGTGAACAAATGGTGGTACAGCAATTCCAACAACAAAAGCGAAATAAGGTTTCTATTACCCGTCCAGAAGTAGAAGAGTACTTTAACAAGATTCCTCAGGATTCTTTACCCCAAATTCCTGAGCAGGTAGCAGTATCACAAATTGTAGCCGTCCCCCCACCCTTGCAAGATGCACGAACTCAGGCTCGTGAACTGGCGAAACAGCTTCGCGACTCGGTGTTAAATCACGATAAAACCATCGAGGAGATGGCACGAAAGTACAGTGACGGTCCATCTGCATCATCGGATGGAAAATTACCAATGATGTCGCTCGATGACTTTGTTGCTGAGTATTCTGCGGCAGCTTCTGCACTTGAGCCCGGGGAAATATCTCAGGTTGTTGAAACCAGTTTTGGATTTCATGTCATCCGTTTGAATAAACGCCAAGGTGACCAGATCGATACCAATCACATTCTTATCGAGGTTGGTGGTGAAAGCTATGACGACCAGGCAGCGATTGATAAGCTGGAACAGATCCGAGATTCTGTATTGACCAATGATGATATTACGTTTGCAGAGATGGCTCGCAAGCACTCTGAGGATCCCAATACAGCACCACAAGGTGGTCGCGTGTTGAATCCGCAAACCGGTGAACGATTAATTGCACTCGAACAGTTAGACCCTGCTTTATACCGCATTGTCTTATTACTTGCTGAGGTTGGTGATATTTCTGAGCCAAAATCGTTTACGATGGGCGAAGAAAATGAATCGCAACGAGCGTTTCGTATTGTTCGTCTTGACCGACGTATTGAGGAGCACCGAGCAAATCTAAAACAGGATTATAACCGTATTAAACAAGCCGCTTTGCAAGAAAAGCAAGTGGAGCATATGAGTAAACTACTCTCTAAATTGCGGAATAAAATGTATGTAGAATACAAAATATCTGTTCCTAATAATGTGAGTACTGATACTGAGCAGATGCTTCCTAATGAGTCGAATGCCAATAATACAGGAACTGAGGCCGAGGTAAACTAA
- a CDS encoding MoxR family ATPase, which translates to MSSIPEESVEAVDFFQDSFQQIRKEVGKVIIGQEEILDQLLLCLFSRGHCLLIGVPGLAKTLLIQTVSQTLNLDFSRIQFTPDLMPGDITGTEVIEDNRETGKKSFKFVKGPIFANIILADEINRTPPKTQAALLEGMQEFHITAAGHTYPLELPFFVLATQNPIEQEGTYPLPEAQLDRFMFNLWLDYPSLQEEQDIVSQTTSLGEAEINPVLNAEQIIELQDLVREVPVPEGVLQSAVELVTKTRPQSDIAPEFIKKYMSWGAGPRASQYLILGSKARALSRGRYNVSEEDIRALAKPVLRHRIVNNYAAEAEGLTVDKLIGMLLEEM; encoded by the coding sequence ATGAGTTCTATCCCCGAGGAGTCAGTTGAGGCAGTCGACTTTTTTCAAGATTCTTTTCAGCAGATACGAAAAGAGGTTGGGAAAGTCATTATTGGGCAGGAAGAAATTTTAGATCAGCTACTGCTGTGTCTTTTTTCTCGGGGGCATTGTTTACTTATTGGGGTGCCCGGGCTTGCAAAAACATTGCTGATCCAGACGGTATCACAAACACTGAATTTAGACTTCAGTCGGATCCAATTTACGCCCGACTTGATGCCTGGTGATATTACCGGAACCGAAGTGATTGAGGATAATCGTGAAACGGGCAAGAAGAGTTTTAAATTCGTCAAAGGCCCTATTTTTGCGAATATCATTTTGGCGGATGAGATTAACCGTACCCCTCCTAAAACGCAAGCGGCTTTATTAGAAGGAATGCAGGAATTTCATATTACTGCTGCGGGACATACTTATCCCCTTGAACTGCCGTTCTTTGTTTTGGCTACACAAAATCCTATTGAACAGGAAGGAACGTATCCCCTGCCCGAGGCACAGCTCGATCGTTTTATGTTTAACCTGTGGCTCGACTATCCATCGCTCCAGGAAGAGCAGGATATTGTAAGTCAGACAACATCGTTGGGGGAAGCTGAAATCAATCCCGTTTTAAATGCAGAGCAAATTATTGAGCTGCAAGACCTTGTCAGGGAAGTACCTGTGCCCGAAGGCGTTCTGCAGTCGGCTGTAGAACTGGTTACAAAAACACGTCCACAATCGGATATTGCCCCAGAGTTCATAAAAAAATACATGAGTTGGGGAGCTGGGCCAAGAGCATCGCAATATTTAATCTTGGGAAGCAAAGCACGGGCTCTTTCACGTGGACGTTATAATGTTTCGGAAGAAGATATTCGAGCTTTGGCCAAACCGGTACTTCGTCATCGCATTGTAAATAATTATGCGGCCGAAGCCGAGGGATTAACCGTAGACAAGCTGATTGGAATGTTGCTCGAGGAAATGTAA
- a CDS encoding vWA domain-containing protein: MDFIFQGFQASLPLWVYILIFISTTVLSWWSYSTIQSVPKKFRYTLITLRALVFGILLLVLINPFIKTETSYLEPANILVLLDNSASTNIQKADYQGRDSYNEVLNTLRFPESDAVNLNPLSFGNRVNPTSFDSLTFNDDQTDLSAAVEAIQGQENDINAAILVSDGIYTMGRNPIYETSDLEIPVFTIGVGDTTIQEDVLVSSISTNSSGYLNTTQSVTVTINSQGFQGASIPVELRKGDEILSTKTVVPEIENSSSEINFELLLNQEGLQQYEIHIPTLEGEWTAENNTQRFSIDVQDTKQRILSLALEVHPDVRFVRSLLLSDENTSLTNRTWLQGNRFIEGDFDVDPDSLDLVIIHGYPQTGLSADIETRLKLIIEEVPYIVAATPQFGAGRFEEEIAQLPVNAGDLRNYSPVTLHLNIENTDHPILELTPVTFNRLPPLAFPTDNIMPVTGTQVLFQSVHQGEPTGQPVITVQELGNRRQAMIAAFNWYRYQQNPNAEVQQFVRQLWQNIISWTATDPDNELLDMQPQKSSFSGSENVMFNASLVNERGESEPDANIMVTIQSDSMESRTYSMEHVNNGNYRLNLTPLPEGLYSFEGSAQKGDRVLDTQKGKFSVSASNAEFINTTRNDQLLRQLAQRTDGEYIPFDSLANFWDRLNGRELLNSQEKTETDFFYLHQHLGWFLLMILLLCAEWIIRKYLSLP, encoded by the coding sequence GTGGACTTCATTTTTCAAGGATTTCAAGCCTCTCTGCCCCTTTGGGTATATATCCTGATTTTTATCAGTACTACAGTCTTATCGTGGTGGTCATATTCAACTATTCAGAGTGTTCCAAAAAAGTTTCGCTATACCCTGATTACGTTGCGTGCATTGGTTTTTGGAATTCTCTTGCTGGTACTGATTAATCCGTTCATAAAGACAGAAACATCCTACTTAGAACCAGCTAATATTTTAGTATTACTGGATAATTCAGCGAGCACTAATATTCAAAAAGCTGATTATCAAGGCCGTGACAGTTATAACGAAGTCCTAAACACATTACGTTTTCCAGAGTCTGATGCGGTTAATCTAAATCCTTTATCTTTTGGGAATCGCGTAAACCCCACTTCCTTTGATAGCTTAACATTTAATGACGACCAGACAGACCTTTCTGCCGCAGTAGAAGCCATCCAAGGTCAAGAAAATGATATTAATGCAGCTATTTTGGTTAGTGATGGTATTTATACAATGGGCAGAAATCCTATTTATGAGACATCTGACTTGGAGATACCTGTTTTTACGATCGGAGTGGGTGATACGACCATTCAGGAGGATGTGTTGGTTTCTTCAATATCAACAAACTCGAGTGGTTACCTGAATACTACACAATCTGTTACTGTAACAATTAATAGTCAGGGGTTTCAGGGAGCTTCAATACCGGTTGAGCTTAGAAAGGGGGACGAAATTTTATCAACGAAGACCGTTGTACCAGAAATAGAGAATAGTAGCTCAGAAATAAATTTTGAGCTTTTGCTTAATCAGGAAGGATTACAGCAGTACGAAATTCATATCCCTACCCTGGAAGGAGAATGGACTGCCGAAAATAATACGCAACGGTTTAGTATTGATGTCCAGGATACTAAGCAGCGTATTTTATCTTTGGCTCTCGAAGTTCATCCTGATGTTCGATTTGTACGATCACTATTGCTTTCGGATGAAAATACCAGCCTCACAAACCGAACATGGTTGCAAGGTAATCGTTTTATTGAAGGAGATTTTGATGTTGATCCCGATTCGCTTGACTTAGTAATTATTCATGGATATCCCCAAACAGGATTATCTGCCGATATAGAAACGAGGCTAAAGTTAATAATCGAAGAAGTGCCCTATATTGTGGCAGCTACTCCGCAATTTGGGGCCGGACGATTTGAAGAAGAGATTGCACAGCTGCCGGTTAATGCAGGTGATCTCAGGAATTATTCACCTGTAACGTTACATTTAAACATCGAGAATACTGACCATCCTATTCTTGAGTTAACCCCTGTAACTTTTAATCGGCTCCCGCCTTTGGCATTTCCAACTGATAATATAATGCCCGTAACGGGGACACAGGTATTATTTCAAAGTGTACATCAGGGAGAACCCACTGGGCAACCTGTAATTACGGTTCAAGAGCTTGGTAATAGACGTCAAGCGATGATAGCTGCTTTTAACTGGTATCGATATCAACAAAATCCGAATGCCGAGGTTCAGCAATTTGTACGACAGCTATGGCAAAATATAATTAGCTGGACTGCTACTGATCCTGATAATGAATTGCTCGATATGCAGCCACAGAAATCATCGTTTTCAGGATCTGAAAATGTGATGTTTAATGCCAGCTTGGTGAATGAGCGCGGTGAAAGTGAGCCGGATGCAAACATTATGGTTACCATTCAGTCGGACTCAATGGAGAGCCGTACCTATTCGATGGAGCATGTCAATAACGGAAATTATCGACTGAATCTTACGCCGTTGCCGGAAGGTTTGTATTCATTCGAGGGTTCGGCACAAAAGGGAGATCGGGTTTTAGATACCCAAAAAGGTAAGTTTTCAGTGAGTGCTTCGAATGCTGAGTTTATTAATACAACCAGGAATGATCAGCTGCTACGTCAGCTTGCCCAGCGTACCGATGGAGAATATATTCCTTTTGATTCACTGGCCAATTTTTGGGATCGTTTGAATGGCCGTGAACTGTTGAATTCACAGGAGAAAACAGAAACCGATTTCTTTTATTTACATCAACATTTGGGGTGGTTTCTTCTTATGATTCTCCTATTGTGTGCAGAATGGATTATCCGAAAGTATCTCTCCCTACCCTGA
- a CDS encoding LD-carboxypeptidase, whose translation MMDRKGFLRLISAGGLGSLFGSSIHSNGTKNPTIKPTALKKGDTIGLISPGFILPERKQYDKIVDQIQKLGYTVKEGPNARNTNGYLAGTDKERVADLHAMFADDSVGAILPFRGGWGCNRLLPLIDFDLIQNNPKIIVGFSDITTLLLAIYAKTGLITFHGPVGKSDWTDFTVQHFRDVLHGTNDYIAEIPEGKLCDDCNSLSVITPGQVSGRLLGGNLTVLSAMMGSDYLPQWQDNILFIEDVGEAVYRIDRMLTQLKLNGVLDQISGFVLGQCNSCDPSNSYSQSLHDVLNDHIKPLGIPAFSGALIGHIENMTTLPVGLQASIDAGKGTISIGESAVL comes from the coding sequence ATGATGGATCGCAAAGGATTTCTACGACTGATATCTGCTGGTGGATTAGGATCGCTATTTGGGTCAAGTATACATTCTAACGGCACTAAAAACCCAACGATCAAGCCTACAGCACTAAAAAAAGGCGATACGATTGGACTCATAAGTCCGGGGTTTATCTTACCTGAGCGCAAGCAGTACGATAAGATTGTAGATCAAATACAAAAACTGGGTTATACCGTTAAAGAAGGCCCCAATGCGCGTAACACCAACGGCTATCTGGCCGGAACTGATAAAGAGCGAGTCGCTGACCTGCATGCCATGTTTGCTGATGATTCAGTAGGTGCCATCTTGCCTTTTAGAGGCGGCTGGGGCTGTAATCGCCTGTTGCCACTTATTGATTTTGATCTGATTCAAAATAATCCCAAAATAATTGTGGGATTCAGTGACATTACTACATTGCTACTGGCAATTTATGCTAAAACCGGATTAATTACTTTTCATGGTCCCGTAGGAAAATCGGATTGGACAGATTTTACTGTCCAGCATTTCCGAGATGTATTACATGGAACCAACGATTATATAGCTGAAATACCTGAAGGCAAGTTGTGTGACGACTGCAATTCATTATCGGTGATTACCCCCGGCCAAGTTTCGGGACGTCTTTTAGGCGGGAATTTAACCGTACTATCAGCCATGATGGGATCAGATTACTTGCCCCAATGGCAAGACAATATCCTGTTTATTGAAGATGTGGGTGAAGCCGTATATCGCATTGATCGCATGTTAACACAGCTTAAGTTAAATGGCGTACTCGACCAAATATCAGGCTTTGTATTAGGACAATGTAACAGCTGTGATCCCTCAAATTCATACAGTCAATCATTACATGACGTACTAAATGACCATATTAAGCCCCTTGGTATCCCGGCATTTTCGGGAGCGTTAATAGGGCATATCGAAAACATGACAACTCTTCCCGTTGGTTTACAAGCTTCAATAGATGCTGGTAAGGGAACAATATCAATTGGAGAATCAGCTGTATTATAA
- the nadD gene encoding nicotinate (nicotinamide) nucleotide adenylyltransferase has protein sequence MSPPGKSIGILGGSFDPVHKGHISIAKSFLESDYIDELWVLLTPDPPHKTETSLADYRYRLKMLQAAFGDIEGVNVSDLENKLSQPSYTIQTLKYLYETYPQHKFFLCIGGDSFQDFKSWKDWQQILAHCNLLVAKRPGTNTKNMDDSILKNTYFINHHPIAVSSTEVRELVRTGNDISNLVPKEVEQIIETNNLYNSID, from the coding sequence ATGTCACCCCCCGGGAAGAGCATAGGAATATTAGGGGGGAGTTTTGACCCTGTACACAAGGGGCATATTTCTATTGCAAAATCATTTCTGGAATCTGATTATATTGATGAGTTATGGGTTCTTTTAACCCCCGACCCACCTCATAAAACAGAAACTTCGCTTGCTGACTATCGTTATCGGTTAAAAATGCTGCAAGCGGCATTTGGAGATATTGAAGGAGTTAACGTTAGCGACCTTGAGAATAAGCTCTCTCAACCTTCATATACTATTCAAACCCTTAAATACTTATACGAAACCTATCCGCAGCACAAGTTCTTTCTTTGTATTGGAGGAGACTCTTTTCAGGATTTTAAAAGCTGGAAAGATTGGCAACAAATTCTTGCACACTGTAACCTTCTGGTAGCCAAACGGCCGGGAACCAATACAAAAAACATGGATGACTCTATCCTGAAAAATACTTATTTCATCAATCACCATCCCATAGCTGTCTCTTCAACCGAAGTTAGAGAGTTGGTACGAACCGGCAACGATATTTCCAACCTGGTTCCGAAAGAGGTTGAACAAATCATTGAAACAAATAACCTATATAACTCTATTGATTAA